The proteins below are encoded in one region of Epinephelus lanceolatus isolate andai-2023 chromosome 7, ASM4190304v1, whole genome shotgun sequence:
- the rab11fip5b gene encoding uncharacterized protein rab11fip5b, producing MMSLIDLDDDQRWVPTHVNVTVLRARGLRTKGKHGSRYLYTIIQVGKEKYTTGLVEKAEVPEWNEECCFELLPGFLEDGGRSAYPPGSGDLVLTVMHRVLIGLDVFLGQTIIPLDRIFQEGMCPRDEWFKLNSKVGRKEKDRGELQVTVQFTRNNMTASMFDLTMKDKPRSAFGKLKDRVTGRKRGDMESSSAIVPGRYAALSGSLGQPFGDDMCGEPVELRDVEVAEEKRSKMKDFFKGRLRKSSDTRSCSSLASESSVSSMASDNPGPPPSLDLMSDPPSSPIYTSKVRVDALYGETDLAKKVLTSQHTTKVLTHKRAFSDEASKITTAFPRPNLAVESLRGQTMTQSKSSVCINGSHVYDSEPCTPKSSGAHQSKLVLLEKCSPLSRSLQNLTKRSDDKGSFGDGRRWSFDKMKKEEEEKEAQASSSPLQQTQTGGRPVQADMPATSSASVSPDKGRKLRKTLFSGGRSDSLPAKSDLNQSGSTSEGRLRGWFGSSDSQNKPRLEVSPKVESSSDVPPPLPPRSPVPPQCSSPSTSLSGHISPDDCNHTNPFTPSSSPSSTPLSPSNPFPSRMQRNPFFEDLIAEESQRSPPFAPCSSSGSSPFHYTTLPSQPCTPSPAHNANATNMASIRRERPRPVARQISLPALLPRAATPNPSAPRSMSESTGEWDDSFDAFASSRLNSPKGSLPQRQLRTSPTSSYPPLNNHSNHHAHELQTCEEEPPPLPPRRLLRTSVNEIYSDGWLHRGQELAVHKEAYLLSQTGVASLQHGREGEGKRNSISPDPHTSSETSDSLSVNSHSYTNITSPGLMSEEKLKKFKYEPLEDDTDRWGGMLFEQDLYGRVRGNYGQPQINRLSLNAEETAGNKITSVNSGPKDLLDSEMSVADLLNMSSISPSMPDAKALHITTSPVEETECNSPEDTCINNNVSFSLCLGDLNMNNSDFGFIDSDGSSQSEVADTLKVIKTYPPPPEASQIAAYHVETVTTPEDMFTLKDTYIPELNSSIEITASSNKLYKVSPVCQDNCQDPRCMLNNVAPHGDSRVNGREITSLSSQNQTSNVAEFGTEVLSRSMDDFKKTQKDFDNNGNPQAETGALNEKEPFPGVVSARFRPKGVSRQNSGSPSNQSKSGDREFEQFLSLVQNISEVSEGPLSYQPSKSALSSLLALADSSTTHQNESNTTSHISPKDNTTSLCAEDATEKSSDISFEDLHAKVAPNSRTPLKSKIGQSLQEPSSPSILCAHSLSADAPAMLHPTPVCCPSIQPSSMGPSAGASSTLAVAPYTTSSSTDQPLVDARHSLFPEETQPASNLPHQESRPHPVKPLTASQPEKKESRSVLEKLKSTIHPGRTAHQVTAEPEKTQEVTVDNSAQYQHLTNMELISLLLQQEMDMQKQQAASEQQAAQLHKCEAELKKVKLQVRDLEDYIDNLLLRIMEQTPTLLQVRSRHK from the exons ATGATGTCACTGATAGATCTGGACGATGATCAGCGATGGGTGCCCACTCATGTGAATGTCACCGTCCTCCGCGCGAGAGGACTGCGAACCAAGGGCAAGCACGGCAGCCGCTACCTCTACACCATCATCCAGGTGGGGAAGGAGAAGTACACCACCGGGCTGGTGGAGAAGGCGGAGGTGCCCGAGTGGAACGAGGAGTGCTGCTTCGAGCTGCTCCCCGGGTTCCTGGAGGACGGCGGCCGGAGCGCCTACCCCCCGGGGAGCGGGGACCTGGTCCTCACCGTCATGCACCGGGTGCTGATCGGACTCGACGTGTTTCTCGGTCAAACCATCATTCCTCTTGATAGGATATTTCAGGAGGGAATGTGTCCTCGAGACGA ATGGTTCAAGCTCAACTCTAAGGTGGGGAGGAAGGAGAAGGACCGTGGTGAACTTCAGGTAACAGTCCAATTCACTCGCAACAACATGACAGCCAGCATGTTCGACCTCACCATGAAGGACAAACCCCGCTCGGCTTTTGGCAAGCTCAAGGACCGAGTCACAGGAAGGAAGAGGGGGGACATGGAGTCTTCCTCGGCCATTGTGCCAGGCCGCTACGCTGCCCTGTCAGGATCCCTGGGGCAGCCGTTTGGAGATGATATGTGTGGAGAGCCGGTGGAGCTACGAGATGTGGAGGTAGCGGAGGAGAAGAGAAGCAAGATGAAAGACTTCTTCAAAGGGAGGCTGCGCAAGTCGTCTGACACCAGGTCATGCTCGTCGCTGGCCTCAGAGAGTAGTGTGTCTTCCATGGCCAGTGATAACCCCGGCCCCCCACCCAGCCTGGATCTGATGTCAGACCCACCCAGCTCCCCCATCTACACGAGCAAAGTGAGAGTGGACGCCCTTTATGGAGAGACAGATTTAGCTAAAAAAG TGCTCACAAGCCAGCACACCACAAAGGTTCTCACACACAAGCGAGCCTTCAGCGATGAAGCCAGTAAGATCACGACAGCCTTCCCTCGACCAAATCTGGCAGTGGAGTCTCTGAGGGGTCAGACCATGACTCAGTCCAAGTCTTCTGTGTGTATAAATGGCAGCCATGTCTACGACTCTGAGCCATGCACTCCAAAGAGCTCAGGAGCCCACCAGTCCAAGCTGGTTCTGCTGGAGAAGTGCTCCCCGCTCTCCCGTTCCCTGCAGAACCTCACCAAGAGAAGCGACGACAAAGGTTCCTTTGGGGATGGCCGACGCTGGTCCTTTGACAAGatgaagaaagaggaggaagaaaaagaagctcAGGCATCGTCTTCCCCACTTCAGCAAACTCAGACTGGGGGTCGCCCCGTGCAGGCAGACATGCCGGCCACCTCCTCTGCTTCTGTTTCACCCGACAAAGGACGGAAGCTAAGAAAGACCTTATTCTCTGGAGGGAGGAGTGATTCTCTCCCAGCTAAGTCAGACCTGAACCAGAGTGGTTCGACATCTGAGGGGAGGCTCAGAGGCTGGTTTGGCTCCAGTGATTCCCAGAACAAGCCAAG GCTGGAAGTTTCTCCTAAGGTAGAAAGCAGCTCAGAtgtaccccctcccctccctcctcgcTCCCCTGTACCCCCTCAGTgctcctctccctccacctccctctccGGTCATATCTCACCTGATGACTGCAATCACACCAATCCCTTCaccccctcttcctccccctcctcgacccctctctccccctccaaCCCTTTCCCCTCACGTATGCAGCGCAACCCCTTTTTTGAGGATCTCATAGCAGAAGAGTCACAGCGGTCACCTCCTTTTGCGCCTTGCTCCTCTTCTGGCTCATCCCCCTTTCACTACACCACTCTGCCCTCCCAGCCCTGCACACCCAGCCCTGCTCACAATGCTAATGCTACAAATATGGCTTCCATAAGGCGGGAGCGCCCCAGGCCAGTAGCTAGGCAGATATCACTCCCTGCTTTATTACCCAGAGCTGCTACACCTAACCCCTCCGCCCCTCGCTCCATGTCGGAGAGCACGGGAGAATGGGACGACTCGTTTGATGCCTTCGCCTCCAGCAGGCTCAACTCACCGAAAGGGAGTCTTCCTCAAAGACAGCTGAGAACCAGTCCAACTTCATCTTACCCTCCACTTAATAACCACTCTAATCATCACGCACACGAGCTGCAAACATGTGAAGAGGAGCCTCCACCTTTGCCTCCGAGGAGACTTTTAAGAACTTCAGTGAATGAGATTTATTCAGACGGCTGGCTGCACAGAGGTCAAGAGCTGGCTGTCCATAAAGAAGCCTACCTGCTCTCACAGACCGGCGTGGCCTCGCTGCAACATGGACGAGAAGGAGAAGGCAAAAGAAACAGTATATCTCCGGACCCTCACACCAGCAGCGAGACCTCCGACTCCCTCAGCGTCAACTCTCATTCGTACACAAATATAACATCACCAGGACTCATGTCTGAAGAAAAGCTCAAAAAGTTTAAATATGAACCTTTGGAAGATGACACTGACCGCTGGGGAGGGATGCTGTTCGAGCAAGACTTGTATGGACGCGTAAGAGGAAACTATGGACAACCCCAAATAAATCGTTTATCGTTGAATGCTGAAGAAACAGCTGGAAACAAGATCACATCTGTGAACTCAGGACCTAAAGACCTTCTTGATAGTGAGATGTCTGTTGCAGACCTTCTGAATATGTCATCCATTAGTCCCTCGATGCCAGATGCAAAGGCACTACATATTACAACCAGTCCAGTCGAGGAGACGGAGTGTAATTCACCGGAAGACACATGTATCAACAATAATGTGTCTTTCTCACTATGCTTAGGGGACCTGAACATGAATAATTCAGATTTTGGTTTCATTGATTCAGATGGCTCTTCTCAGTCGGAGGTAGCTGATACTCTCAAAGTGATAAAGACTTATCCACCACCACCAGAAGCCTCACAGATAGCTGCTTACCACGTGGAGACAGTGACCACACCTGAGGACATGTTCACCTTGAAGGACACCTACATACCTGAGCTGAACTCTTCCATTGAAATAACCGCATCGTCTAACAAACTGTACAAAGTCTCTCCAGTTTGCCAGGACAACTGCCAAGATCCAAGATGCATGCTGAATAATGTGGCACCACATGGTGACTCCAGGGTGAATGGCAGAGAGATCACTTCTTTGTCGTCACAAAATCAAACATCTAACGTAGCTGAATTTGGAACTGAAGTTTTATCAAGAAGCATGGatgattttaaaaagacacaaaaggactTTGACAATAATGGGAACCCACAAGCTGAAACAGGCGCACTTAATGAGAAGGAGCCGTTTCCTGGTGTGGTTAGTGCACGTTTCAGACCAAAGGGAGTGTCCCGACAGAACAGCGGCAGCCCGAGCAACCAGAGCAAAAGTGGAGACAGAGAGTTCGAACAGTTCTTGTCCCTCGTTCAAAATATATCAGAAGTCAGCGAGGGACCGTTGTCGTATCAGCCCTCTAAATCAGCTCTGTCTTCCTTACTGGCATTAGCAGATAGTAGCACCACACATCAAAATGAGTCTAACACAACATCACACATATCTCCAAAAGACAACACTACATCTCTGTGTGCAGAGGATGCAACAGAAAAATCCTCTGATATCAGTTTTGAAGATCTCCACGCTAAAGTAGCACCAAACTCGAGAACCCCTTTAAAGTCAAAGATTGGGCAATCTTTGCAAGaaccctcctctccctccattcTTTGTGCACACTCCCTGTCCGCAGACGCACCGGCTATGCTCCACCCTACCCCTGTCTGTTGCCCCTCCATACAACCCTCAAGCATGGGGCCCAGTGCTGGAGCCAGCAGTACTCTGGCTGTGGCCCCCtacaccacctcctcctccactgacCAGCCCCTGGTCGATGCACGGCACTCACTTTTCCCTGAGGAGACACAGCCAGCTAGCAACCTGCCCCATCAGGAGAGCAG ACCTCATCCAGTGAAGCCGTTGACTGCCAGCCAACCAGAGAAGAAGGAGAGTCGTTCGGTTCTGGAGAAGCTGAAGTCCACCATCCACCCTGGACGCACCGCCCACCAGGTTACAGCCGAACCTGAGAAGACTCAG GAGGTGACCGTGGATAACTCGGCGCAGTACCAGCACCTGACCAACATGGAGCtgatctctctgctgctgcagcaggagaTGGACATGCAGAAGCAGCAGGCGGCCTCCGAGCAGCAGGCAGCGCAGCTGCACAAATGCGAGGCTGAGCTGAAGAAGGTGAAGTTACAGGTTCGAGACCTGGAGGACTACATTGATAATCTTTTACTGCGGATCATGGAGCAGACGCCCACGCTGCTTCAAGTGCGAAGCAGACACAAGTGA